A stretch of Aedes aegypti strain LVP_AGWG chromosome 2, AaegL5.0 Primary Assembly, whole genome shotgun sequence DNA encodes these proteins:
- the LOC5570352 gene encoding LIM homeobox transcription factor 1-beta, which translates to MLEFYHNIGLNSGITQGQTTESNLQDCPTDSNERTDIVGTIKSEKTQEICEGCGQKIKDRYFMKLSPDQYWHEQCLLCCICHIQLNQSCYMKNTKLYCKDDYYRIYGLSPMQHQQQQQSVSRDCYGCGERIAPNEMVMRAKALVYHLNCFLCYTCNRPLQKGEPFSLRAGKLICQHDLEKDMYSTLHPMHPHHNQHTLFSEDDYLLEDGLRSRDGRRGPKRPRTILTSVQRRQFKASFDVSPKPCRKVREALAKDTGLSVRVVQVWFQNQRAKMKKISRKSKAAQSNGNSDGDKSHSDKEDKSIKLESPVSDHSHYLGVDGSFGSTSQPLNPNLPYSPDFPENSDASMCSSDISLDESFDNLDEATSDTMSLQNLDLQTSLNSSSNSNNSTKNTNTSASLVNHNNNNINGLMPGTNITHIDKLYLMQNSYFNGTSIEQ; encoded by the exons ACATTGTTGGTACCATCAAAAGCGAAAAGACGCAGGAAATCTGCGAAGGATGCGGCCAGAAAATCAAAGACCGATACTTTATGAAACTCTCCCCGGACCAGTACTGGCACGAACAGTGCCTTCTTTGCTGCATCTGCCACATCCAGCTCAACCAGTCCTGCTACATGAAAAACACCAAACTCTACTGCAAAGACGATTACTATCG AATTTACGGCCTTTCGCCAATGCAGcaccaacagcagcaacaaAGTGTGTCTCGCGATTGTTATGGATGTGGTGAACGAATTGCGCCCAACGAAATGGTTATGCGGGCGAAAGCGCTAGTCTACCACCTGAATTGCTTTCTCTGCTATACCTGCAACCGGCCTCTCCAAAAGGGTGAACCATTCTCATTGCGAGCCGGCAAGCTCATTTGCCAACATGACCTGGAGAAAGACATGTACAGTACCTTGCATCCGATGCATCCACATCACAATCAGCACACGTTGTTCAGCGAAGACGACTATTTGCTGGAGGACGGTTTGCGGTCCCGAGACGGCCGGCGTGGCCCCAAACGACCGCGGACCATACTGACGTCGGTGCAACGGCGCCAGTTCAAGGCATCGTTTGACGTTTCGCCCAAACCCTGCCGGAAAGTTCGGGAAGCGCTTGCCAAGGATACCGGCCTTTCGGTCCGAGTTGTACAGGTGTGGTTCCAAAATCAACGAGCCAAAATGAAGAAAATATCCCGGAAGAGCAAAGCGGCACAAAGCAACGGTAACAGCGATGGCGACAAAAGCCATTCGGATAAGGAGGATAAATCCATCAAGTTGGAATCGCCGGTGAGCGATCACAGTCATTATCTGGGCGTGGATGGATCGTTTGGATCGACTAGTCAACCCCTGAATCCAAATCTACCTTATTCACCAG ATTTCCCGGAAAATTCGGACGCCAGCATGTGCAGCAGTGACATTTCGCTGGACGAGAGCTTCGACAACTTGGACGAGGCGACGTCGGACACCATGTCGCTGCAGAACTTGGACCTACAAACGAGCCTGAACAGCAGCAGCAATAGCAACAATAGCACGAAAAATACCAACACCAGTGCAAGTTTAGTCAATCACAACAATAACAACATCAACGGTCTCATGCCGGGAACCAACATCACGCACATAGATAAGCTATACCTGATGCAAAACTCGTATTTCAACGGCACTTCCATTGAACAATGA